The Salinirubellus salinus genome segment TCGGCGAGCGCCGACGCCAGCCGTGACTCGAGGGGTATCTCGTCCCCGAACGCGGCCGCTCGCCCGGCTACGATCTCGTGTGTCTGGAGCTGGTCGTCGAAGTAGGGTCGGTCACGCAGCCACTCGACGGTCTCGTCCACGCCTCAGTCCGCACGCAGGCGGGGCGGCACGCCACCCATCTCCTCGGCCATCGCACCCGCGAGAGCGAACACCGCCGCCTCGTGTTCGGGCTTGCCGCGGTGGATGGAAGTCGGCTTGACGTCCATCGCGTCGTACTCGGGGGCGGGGATGGGCTGGCCCGTGGCCTGCTCGTAGAACTCGCGTAGCTCCGCGAGGAGCCCGTGAACGTAGACGAGTTCCTGTTTTCTCATGTGGTATCAGTAGTGTCCCCACGCTCATATGCGTGTCTCAAGGGGTAATCGAGACGGTCGACGACTCGAGATTCGACCGGCACGAAACCCTTTTTTTCCGTGGCTGCAGTCGTTAGACCATGCCACTCGCCGACCCGACGCCGTTACACCTGCTCGCGTCGCTCGGCACCGCCGCGTTCGTCCTCGTGCTGCTCGTCGTGCTCCGGCCCCCGGTGACGCGGGCGACGCCCGTCGCGTTCACACCGTGGGCGTGTGTCGCGGCGTTCACCCACTACCTCGCGCTGGAGGGCATCTACCCACCGACCGTCGAGCCCCTGTTCGGCGGCACGCTGGTCGGGCCGACGGTGTTCGCGCTCGCCGGGGGGCTCTGGCTCCTGTTCCGTGGCCTCGCCGTCGTCCGCGACCGTGAGGAACGCGGCGTCTACCTCGCCGCGTCCGGTGCCGGCGTCGCGCTCGGACTGGGCGTGGTCACCGTCTCGACGCTCTCGTTCCAGCGAGGTGATGCGTTCGTCCTCGTCGGCGTCCCCACGCTGGCCCTGGTGCTCTCCGGCGTGGGCTACCTGAGTCTCGGGCTGGTCGACCCGCCGGGGTTCGCTCGCGCCAGACTCGCCGGTTACCTCGTCGCCTTCGCCCAGACGTTCGACGGGGTCGCCAGCGCCCTCCTCGTCGACGGGCTCGGACGCGAGGTGACCCGGCCGAGCGTCGAGGTCGCCTTCGCCATCGCCGGGACCGTCGGGAGCCCCGAACTGCTCGGCGTGGGCTGGCTGCTCGTCGTCCCCCGACTCGTCCTCTCGCTCGTCGCCGTGGCCGCGCTCACCCGCGGGAGCGTCGAGACGGAGGTGTACCGCGTGCTGGCGCTGGCGGTGCTCGTCGCCGCGGGTGTCGCCCCCGGAGTGACCGCGATACTGGAGGCGACAGGATGACCGGGGACGACTCCCCGTACGAGCGGGCGGTGAGCCGGAGTGGGTCGAAGGTAGACCGGGGACCCGACGCGTTCGGCGTCTCCATCGCCATCGGCGTGGGCGTGGTCGTCGGCCTCGCGCTCGGGCTGCCCGCACTCCCGTCGGGGACGGTGGCCGTCGGCGGGTTCGACGTCGACGCGGTGGGCGCCGTGCTGCTCGCCTCCGTGCTGTCCGTCCTCGTCGTCCCGCTCGGGACGTACGTGCTCTACCAGCTGTTCTTCTTCGCCGACCGGTAGCTCACTCGAACTCGCCCTTGCTCATGTCCGGTTCGGGCTGGGCGGTCATCCCCACCTGGTAGCGCGGCAGGTACAGCGCGAGGTCGGTGGTGGTGATGATGCCGACGGCGCGGCCCTCCTCGGCGACGGGTAGTTTCTTCACGCCGTTGTGACCCATCCGCTCGCCCGCGACGCGGACCGTCTCGTCCGGACCGATGGTGACCACGGGGTCGGTCATCAGTTCGGCCACGGTCGTCTCGGCGGGGTCGCGGGCGTCCGCGACGCTCTCGACGACGTCCGACTCCGTGACGATGCCCTCGATGCGGTCCTCACCCACGATCAGCGACCCGATACCTGCCGCCGCGAGCGTCCGTGCCGCCTCGGCGACGGTCGTCTCCGCCGCCACCGTCTGGACGGGTGTCGTCATGACCTCGCTGACCGGCGTGTCTATCTCCTCGTCTGACATGGGAGGATGGTAGAGCGGCCCGCGCATAAGCGGGGGACCAGCCGGCATATCTCGCCGGTCCCTTGGCTGAGGGCGACGATACGCTTTTTCTGTGACGATGCCACGAACGGGTATGGCACCGACACCCACGCCCCGGTACCGGGGACCCATCGGTCCGGATCGCATCATGGAGTACTGGAGCTGGGTGGCGTGGGCGCTGTTCCTGCTGGTGACGGTGGATATGCTGACGACGCTGTTCGCCGCGAGTGTCCTCGGCACGGCCGCGGAGGCGAACCCGCTGATGCGCTGGGCGCTCGAACGTGGACTGGGGACGCTGCTGGTCCTGAACCTCGCCGCCGTCGTGTCCGTCGTCGCGTTCTTCTACGCACTCGTCCAGATGCTCGAACGGACCCCGGAGCGCTACCAGTCCGAGTTCTCGCTCGTCGTCGAGGTGTGGCTCGGTCTGTTGCTGTTCGCGGGACTCGCCGTGTTCGCGAACAACCTCAGCGCCATCTTCCTCGGCCAGTCGCTGCTCTGAACTCCCCGTGTGAACGATTCACAGAGTTTAGTACCGTCGAGCGCGTAGTGTAGCTGGCGTGCACGGCGGTACCGACTGTCACCTTGGGTAGGGAGAGAGCACGGTTCCTGTCTGGCACGCCCTCTGCGGTTCTCTCAGAACTCGTGGCCGTGGCGCTAGACTCGGGTCTCAGCGACCGTCCCAGTCGGCGCGACAGTCTTCGTCACAGAAGTGCGCGCTCTGGACGTGGTCGTCCTCGACCCACGTCAGCACCCTGTGGCTGGGGCTGTGTACGATCGGTCGGTCGCAGGCCGAACACCTCGGCGCGTCGGCCTCGGTGACGTCCTCACCGAGGTCCGAAGTCGGGTCTACCATTACAGAACAGTGGCGCAGCGGCCCACTTAGCCCCTCCCGTTCGTGGGCTATCTTGCCGGCCGGTCCCTACTCGCTCCGGCGGTACTCGGGGTCGAACATCTGGACCGACATCGGGGCCGGGTCCCCCTCGGTGAGGTTGTACTCCGAGAAGTCGGTGACGCCGTTCTCCCGCAGGAAGTCCTCGTCGAGCACCGCGTTCCCGGTGAACTCGGCGGGGTCGCGCGACAGCATCTCGAGGACGGTGTCGGACAGGATCTCCGGGTGGCGCCAGTCGTCCTCCGTACCCAGGCCGAAGTAACGCGTCGCGCGAGTGTCGATGGCCGTCACGGGCCAGAACGTGTTACAGCCCACGTCCCACGCCGCGAGTTCGTCGGCCAGCGAGAGCGTGATGAACGACATCCCGAGCTTCGTCCAGGCGTAGGGGGCGTGCCCCGGAGCGCGGTCCACCTTCACCGGCGGCGCGTTCGTCAGGAGCCACGCGTCGTCGACCTCCTTCAGGTGGTCGAGGAACGTGTACGAGGTGATGTAGGTGCCTCGCACGTTCACGTCGGTCAGCAGGTCGAACCGGTTCGGTGGGAGGTCCTCGACGTTCACCGGCTGGATGGCCGAGGCGTTGTTGACGACGATGTTCACCTCGCCGAAGTGGTCGACGGCCTCCTCGAACGCCGCCTCGACGCTCTCGTCCTCGCGGAGGTTCAGTTCGATGGGGAGTGCGTCGACGCCGAGTGCCTCGGCCTCGCGGGCGGTCTGCTCGATGGTCCCCTCGAGGTCACGCTCCTCGCCGTAGTCGTTCTCCTCGCTGGTCTTGCCGGTCGAGACGATGTTACAGCCCTGCTCGGCCAGCGCCAACGCGAGGTGCTTGCCGATGCCGCGGGTGGTCCCCGTGATGAACGCCGTGCTCCCGGAGAGGTCGGGTTTCTCGAGACTCATGCGCCCGAGGTTCGGTGCCCCCCGTCATAAGACCGACCATACCGGGAATACCTCCACCGTGACCCGTCAGCGGTCGCGAGAGACACGCTCGCCCGGGAGGACGCGCGCACCGGCTGAGAGGACGACACCGGGGTCGAGGCTCGCGTTCACGCCCGTCTTCGCATCCGGGCCGGCGACGAGGCCCATCTTCCGGCGGCCCGTCGAGACCCGGTCGCCCTTCACCGTCATCTTCACGGCCGCGCCGTCGTGACGCAGGTTGGCGATCTGGGTCCCGGCCCCGAGGTTCACGCCTGGCCCGAGCACCGAGTCCCCGAGGTAGGTCAGGTGGGGGACGTTCGACCCCGCCATCACGACGCTGTTCTTCACCTCGACGCCGTGGCCGACGTGGACGTCCTCGGCCAGCAGGGTCGCCCCCCGGAGGTAGGCGTTCGGGCCGACGTCTGCACCCGCCCGGATCAGCGCCGGTCCCTCGACGACGACGCCCGGTTCGACGGTGGCACCCTCCTCGACGACCACGTCGCCGCGCAGGTCGGCGTCGCCCTTCACCGCACCGTCGACCCGTCGCTCCAGTTCGCCCAGTTTCCACTCGTTGGCCTCGAGGAGTTCCCACGGCCTGCCCACCCCCATCCACCGCTCGACGGGGACGGCGCTGACCTCGCGCTCCGCGACCAGCCGCTCGACCACGTCGGTGATCTCGTACTCGCCACGTTCGGACTTCTCGACCTCGCCGACCCACTCGCGGGCCTCGGCGGGAAAGTGGTACGCCCCGACGTTGACGCGGTCGCTGGGCGGGTCAGCGGGCTTCTCGACCACGTCCACGACCCGGTCGCCCTCGAGCGAGAAGACACCGTAGGGCCGCGGGTCGTCGACCTGGTACGCGCCGAGCGAGGGGCAGGTGTCGAACAGCGCCTCGATGCTCCCCTGGTCGTAGAGGTCGTCACCGTT includes the following:
- a CDS encoding CBS domain-containing protein gives rise to the protein MSDEEIDTPVSEVMTTPVQTVAAETTVAEAARTLAAAGIGSLIVGEDRIEGIVTESDVVESVADARDPAETTVAELMTDPVVTIGPDETVRVAGERMGHNGVKKLPVAEEGRAVGIITTTDLALYLPRYQVGMTAQPEPDMSKGEFE
- a CDS encoding DUF5658 family protein: MAPTPTPRYRGPIGPDRIMEYWSWVAWALFLLVTVDMLTTLFAASVLGTAAEANPLMRWALERGLGTLLVLNLAAVVSVVAFFYALVQMLERTPERYQSEFSLVVEVWLGLLLFAGLAVFANNLSAIFLGQSLL
- a CDS encoding SDR family oxidoreductase, which produces MSLEKPDLSGSTAFITGTTRGIGKHLALALAEQGCNIVSTGKTSEENDYGEERDLEGTIEQTAREAEALGVDALPIELNLREDESVEAAFEEAVDHFGEVNIVVNNASAIQPVNVEDLPPNRFDLLTDVNVRGTYITSYTFLDHLKEVDDAWLLTNAPPVKVDRAPGHAPYAWTKLGMSFITLSLADELAAWDVGCNTFWPVTAIDTRATRYFGLGTEDDWRHPEILSDTVLEMLSRDPAEFTGNAVLDEDFLRENGVTDFSEYNLTEGDPAPMSVQMFDPEYRRSE
- a CDS encoding UPF0058 family protein, with the protein product MRKQELVYVHGLLAELREFYEQATGQPIPAPEYDAMDVKPTSIHRGKPEHEAAVFALAGAMAEEMGGVPPRLRAD
- the glmU gene encoding bifunctional sugar-1-phosphate nucleotidylyltransferase/acetyltransferase; this translates as MQAVVLAAGEGTRMRPLTETVPKPMLPVADRPLVAHTVDGAVDAGADELVFVVGYEADAVREYFGSEYRGVPVEYAVQEEQLGTAHAVDAATGYLDGDFVVMNGDDLYDQGSIEALFDTCPSLGAYQVDDPRPYGVFSLEGDRVVDVVEKPADPPSDRVNVGAYHFPAEAREWVGEVEKSERGEYEITDVVERLVAEREVSAVPVERWMGVGRPWELLEANEWKLGELERRVDGAVKGDADLRGDVVVEEGATVEPGVVVEGPALIRAGADVGPNAYLRGATLLAEDVHVGHGVEVKNSVVMAGSNVPHLTYLGDSVLGPGVNLGAGTQIANLRHDGAAVKMTVKGDRVSTGRRKMGLVAGPDAKTGVNASLDPGVVLSAGARVLPGERVSRDR
- a CDS encoding DUF7576 family protein; the encoded protein is MVDPTSDLGEDVTEADAPRCSACDRPIVHSPSHRVLTWVEDDHVQSAHFCDEDCRADWDGR